Within the Arachis duranensis cultivar V14167 chromosome 10, aradu.V14167.gnm2.J7QH, whole genome shotgun sequence genome, the region AACAATAACTACTATAAAAATAACTCGAAATTGCAGACCCAACAAAATGTAATGAAatctcaaaattcaaaatagaagCTTTGAAGCCTAGGTGATACAAAgtttcttgcttttcttttgcAAGTAGTGAAAGTAAGAAGAGGGAgaaaattgaaaggaaaaaaaaagaccaTTCCTTCCGAAGGGGCTCGCAGCAAGAGAATTCTCTGTTGCGGTGGTCCTACTGATGAGGAAACAGCGCATGCAGAATGCGCGTTACGGCGACGGTAATTGGTTGCGGAGGGCACTGGCACTACGCAGAAGATCGTTGGGGAGGAGGTCGCGGCGGCGCAAACGCGGGATTGGCCTTGGGGATGCGAGCGGCATTACGGGATGCTTTTCAGGCAGAGATGTGAACTCAGCGATGTGGGCAGTAATGCACACAGTGATTCAACAGTCTAAGGGAAAGGGTGGATTGCGATCATGGAGGCAAGGGTGGAGCTTCTCGTAGACGCTCAATGGGAAAAGGGGGAAGACGTCGTATTGGAGTGGGAGACACGGTTACAAgaatcctaattttttaaagagtaaaggacaaataggtccgtGACCTTTTTTTCGCGGACATTTTTGTCCTCAAGGAACGGAAAATACATTCATGTCCCTGACCCCTGTAAAACGTGGATATTTTAGTCCTTCTGTTGAATTCAGGCCGTTAGACCCAACGGAAAACTCTGGCCTGGCAAAGGTGGCACTGACCTGTCCGTTACGGAATCCACATGGCAGTGAACTTTTGGAAACTAGACATATAAATCCCCAGACACGAAAATGATGCCGTTTCGTTACGTCTcccaatctttcaaaattttctacCCTAATCCCTCGTCTGCACAGAAACGGCGAAGTGGGTGTTGTGGGGAGTGAACGAAGAAAGGAAATTCTTCGTGCCATGGCATCTGAAGGAGTATCATCAAGCTGGAGAAGAAGTGGAGGTGGGGGAAGAGAACCCTAGTTTGATGCGAAAAAATGGTCATGTTTTGATTCTGGGGTGGCTCCGATTGTCGGAAAGTTAAGATCTTTGGTGTTGAATCGTGGTGGGATTGTTTCTCCTCAATTATGTGTAGATCTAGAGCTACAATGGCTTGGAACATGTTCAAGTTCTGCACCACCCTCAGAGGCTTGGGTTTGATCATGATACTTTTGGTTCTTGGAGTTGTTGGTGTTACTTATTATGCTTTTGTTTTGACCAATTACGGTCCTGTGTTGTCTGTTGGAGGCCTTAATTGTCTTCTTGCCATCGTAGTGTTGATCTTGTTTCATGGTTTGGTAAACTTCAATTCCTGAATTTCAcatcttttgttcttttttgcCTTCAAAATTGTGTTTGTTTCAATTTAAGCTAAAGCTCATTGAAAATGTGAGCTTTTTTTAGCTCAGGATGAGATGTTTGCTAATTTAATTTTGGAACTCGATTTGTTATGACTCACAATTAGCAAATGGTTGTCACTTAGGAATCGATATGTTGGTACAGTAAATGACGTAGACTATGTTGTTTGGTAAATGAAACTGAAAACTTGAGTTTCTGGGTAGTTAATTGTGTTGGTGCTCTAAATTACAAGTATTTCCTCATTTTCTTGGTATGGTGCCTTAACTAGAGTTATTTATTATCTTGTTATCTAGCTATTGCTTCTGGCTTGTTAGGATGGTGTTTTGATATCTTAAGACTTTCATAAACTGTGCTAACGTAGAACATAGAAACACACACTATATTTTGACCTCCTTTATTACtttgaaattttcttttctattgcATAACATTGAAATCTGAAACAGATAAAAGTTTTGGCTATTAAAGTTGGATTGTTGCTCTTATTCCGAACTGTCATAGGGGATATTCATGCACAATAATGTTAGACTGATGTGGATAAAAGTTTTGGCTATTAAAGTtaaattgttatattttattaatatatgtcCTGTATCTCCTTCATAATTTCTATTGAGTTTCAAACTAGTTTTGACGCGTTATTATGAATTCTTGAAACCCTTTGTAGTGGTTTTATCTAAGTCTCCTTCATTGAGGGTTGTTTTCATCGTATCATAGTTGCTGTTATAATGTTCTTTTTTCAGGTATGAATCCTGCTTGGCCAGTTTTGTGAAATTGTAATTTGCCATCAGCCAATCAACTGGATTTGTTCCCAGAATCGGTTGGTTCAATGCCGACCAAtcgttctttttttcttttacctcACAAATCAATTGTTTgtgtaagaaaataaatttttattttcgcTTTCAACCAATTGATCTGTGCAGACGAGGAATTAGGgcagaaaaatttaaaagattaggGGAGGTAACAAAATGGCATCGTTTTTGTGTCTGGGGACTTATATGTCCAGTTTTCAAAAACTCACTGCCACGTGGACTCCGTAACGGGCGGGTCAGCACCACCTTTGCCAGGTCAGAGTTTTCCATCAGGTCCAACGGCCTGAATTCAATGGAAGGACTAAAATGTCCACGTTTTATAGGGGTCAGGGACATGAATGTATTTTCCATTCCTTGAGGACGAAAATGTCTGCGAATAAAAGgtcagggacctatttgtcctttattcttttttaaatttggattaattagttattattcaattcttaaattttaaaaaatataaaaaaatatttattaactgaaattgtttaaaaagctgGCTGTTTAAGTTGTCtacctatattttttctaattttattgttatttctaaAAGGCATATTTAAGTGAATCACTTCGTTTATTGCCGCTCCATTTGATTTTATCCTATTTACtctattttaagaataaacttacatctacttttttttctatctaAGTTCGGTTGTTTGTCGTAActttaaatttatcttattagCTAAGaattatttcatttatttacGAGCTAAGTCCAAAATAATCTCTGAAATTAACCGCTTTCAATTAAATAAAGccttaaaattctaattacatCGTAAACACtattatttagattttttttattagtttaatgttgatggtaattaatttttatttttctattttttcattttcattgaaaATTATCAAAATGAGAAGAAccaatttttctctctctcttctgaTTCGTCAAACCATTAACATCACAGCTTGAATAGCTTAGAACATGAAATTTTCTTCATGGTGCAATAAGCATGGAGAGCAACCAAGTTGTGAATCGAATTAAAAAGTTGTAAATTGCCAATAGTTGCCAATGAcgtcattttctttctttcccttATTTTTCCTTCGACATTTTCTTTTCCCCTTTCTTACCTCTTTCGTCAAACTCATCCAATAGAGTTTGATGAGAGGCTATTTCGTAAGATTTTTTCTTGGTGAACATAGTTGTTCTGATCTCACACACCATTGCACCTATTACCACACCACACACTAACAATGCACCTGCATCACAAAACTACAACATCACACATAACTGTATCACtagaaaatttgaaagattcaaGAAACCACCTACTTATTTAAGGGGCTATCATTGTATGATAACCCACGCAACTCACTCTAGCAACGTTGCCAACTCTAGCTCTTTATATCATATCTCACAACACTTTTCATATGATAAACTAACTCCAAAATATAAGTCCCTTTCTCTAGTCATCACCTCACATCTGGAACCTAGTACTTATGAAGAAGCGATTGTACATGAATATTGGAGAAAGGCAACACAAGCTGAATTGACAGCACTAGATCAGAACAGAACTTAGTGTCTCACTGAACTTCCAAAACGGCAAGAAGGCTGTGGGTTGCAAATGGATTTTTCGAGTAAAATTCAATCCCGATACCACCATAGAAAGGCAGAAAACAAGGTTAGTTGCAAAAAGATTCACTCAAGTGCAAGGAGTGAATTATGGTGATACTTTTAGTCCACTTGTCAAAATGACTATTCAACAAGTAATGTTAGCATTAGCAGCGACAAAGAAATGACATTTGAAACAGCTGGACATCAATACTGTCTTCCTTCACGGAAATTtggacaaaaaaatttatatgaagatACCAACCGATTTGGCTATGTCACAACCAGGTTTGGTTTGTAAATTGCAAGTGTCTCTATTTGGGCTTAAGCACTCTTATTGATGCTGGTTATAAGCAGTTTTTTTATGATCAATCCCTCCTCATCAAGAAACAATCTGAAAGCTTCACTGTCATTCTAGTATATGTTGATGACTTAGTTTTAACCGGGAATGACATTGGGGAAATCAATTCCATCAAGCAAATTTTCGAtgacaaattcaaattaaaggATCTTGGTGATATCAAGTACTTCTTGAGAATGGAAGTAGCACGCTCCAGTTATGGAATTCACATTTATCAGCGGAAGTATGTGACCTTTTCAAAGATTTTGGTTATCTAGATTGCAAGTCTATCTCCATTCCATTTGATTATAGTCAGAAACTCTCGAAAGAGTCAGGTACCATTTTAAGGACAACACTACTTATAGACAGCTCGTCAATTGACTCCTTTACCTCACAAACATTAGACCCGATGGCATATTTGAGCCAATTTTTGGACTGTACAACTATTTCTCACCTACAGGCGACTTTTCGCGTACTCTGATATTTAAAAGGCGGATATTCTTCTCCTCTACTTCTAATCTGCATCTCATAGGATTTGTCGATGCTTACTAATCTACTTGTGTCGATACTCGTCGCTCCATTTCCGGTTATTGCTTCATGCTTGGGAACTCTCTCGTTAGCTGGAAAAGTGAGAAACAAACCACAGTTGCCAAGTCCTCTGCAGAAGTGAATATAGGTCTCTTGCTATTACCACTTGTGAAACTAGTTGGTTATCTTTCTTAATGGATTTCATTAGTTTGCCACTTCAAAAATCTATCACTCTATTCTATGAAAATCAGTCAACCATTCATATTGCCAATAATCCCATCTTTCATGACCAAACACATTGAGGTGGACTGCCacattgtttttgaaaaatatttgtatgATCTCATTCATCTTATGCCAATTCGTCCCAAAGACCAACTTGTTGATCTTCTTACCAAAGCTCTGTCACCGGGTCCTTTTCTTACTTTTCAAGTTAGGATTGTTAGATTTATACAATTTTAGGTTGCACGAGGATATTacctagattatttttttattaaattaatattgatagtaattaattatagtaGGAATATATAAAGAgtacataaaattttttatttttctgtttttttattttcattgaaaaTTATCAAAATGAGAAGAACCAATTCTTTTCCCTCTCTCCACTTttactctttctctctctcttctggTTCGTCAAACTATTAACATCACAGCTTACTTAGGACATAAAACTTTTTTCAAACaccttcaaaattaaaaaaattatataccatATTAATCCCTCACTCTCTTTCTATAGTGTCTTTCTATCGTGTTAATCTCCGTGACTTAAAACATTCCTTTTACGCTAAACTAGACAAAATATCACTTTAGTTTTAACGTTAAATATTTGATAAAACATCGTTTAACCTTAACTGTTATACAATTTAATTGATGTAATTTAACCATTACTATTATAAATGCTTTGCTTGCGATTGTGACTATATAGCATGTTAATCTCATGAAAAATAGTCATACATGATGTAAATATTTATGCATTATCTTtttttctaacaaaaattattataaaatatatattatatagtatataaatctaaaaattttaaatattataaagttaaaagaaatttaatttaaattaataattatttcaatatcattaagaatttttaaaccgttaatatttatattatttatatacttagaggttaatatttttcatacctTGGCCCAGCACAAAAGTCAGGCCCAATAATGATAAGAGGTCTGACCCAAAGGGGAGGTCTTTACCATATGCccgacctctttaaagaggtAAAGAGGTCGAATACCGCAAAAGAGCCTAACTCTACTTgctcaaataagtaactgcctccACAAATCTCTTCAACTATCTCTCTCTTCCTTTAAAGATAGATCATAACAAATTCTTAAGATAAAAGGAACAACTATACATCAATAAAGGTGGAACATCTCCAACAAAAGTGATTATCAACTCTACTATAAAAACTCTAATACCCCTCTGGTATACATATgttctaatctactaaaaatctgtctaaaacccttgctaacttaagcatcagagtctttTGCAGATACCACCCCCACCTCCTCATGAGAAACTTGAACGGCAACACCTCGCTATAAGAACAAGTCAGACGCTGCCTCAAAGAATCTGGGCCTCACGCTCAGGCTCAAACCAATGTTTCAGATAACCCTCAAAACAATATGGGCAAAAAACCCTAATAAGCCACATCAAGAAGGGTGTAACGTAAATACGCCAAACTGAAAATCGTTTCAGCAATAAGCCAGACgctatttttatgtaatttgaaCCAGGGTGGTTCGAACTACAAACGTGAGTAAATCGAACCAGGAAGGTTCGAATTAGGGGAGAGGAACgaatgtaattcgaaccaaggtgGTTCGAACTCCATCCCCATGTAATTCGAACTAGGCTAGTTCGAACTATAGGCAAGTGTGCAACgtatgtaattcgaaccaagctggttcgaattaccctTGGCGTGCTCCTTCATAAATCGAACCAAGGTTGTTCGAATTAGGGGTGATTCGGCTATATAAGGAGTTCGAATCACCCTCATTCGAACTATTATTCCTCCCCCCTACCCCACAAAATCTCAGAGAAAACGACCCAGATTCTCTCTGAGGAAGACCTGAACGGAATACTCTGCTGATGGGAGACGATCCAGCACGGTTATATCGCTTAGACGGAGTGGCTCATATAGCCGGGGTCATCAACAAAGAGGTTAGtacgaaaatatttttgattctaGCGGTATTTGTGCCTTAGTGGTTTTGCATGTGGGTTAGAcggtggtttatgttagtggtttatgtagGTGGTTTATGTGAGGGGATTATgttggtggtttatgttagtaGTTTAAGTTAGCGGTTTaagttagtggtttatgttagtggtttaggtttgtggtttagggtagtggtttatgttagtggtttaagTTAGTGATTtctgttagtggtttatgttggtggtttatgttagcgGTTTTTACGAGTGGTTTATGCAagcggtttatgttagtggtttagggTAGGTGGTTTTCGTTAGTGGTTTTATGTTGGTGATTTGTTTGACTTGTTTGATGGTAGTTGTTTTACGCTAGCTCTTTTATGTAAACCGGTTTAGTTAAGCTGTTTCTTGTTAGTGGATCTTCTTAAGCTGGTTTATGTTAGCGGTTTAGTTGTGCGGTCTATGGGTTTGTTTTCCAGTTGCTTATCTTTCATGCAATGTTATGCGGTTTTATTTAGCAGAATGGTTTGTTGATGATTTATCGTGCTGCTTATGGTTGTGGTTGGTTTTTAAGCTGGTTCTAACTATGCGGTTCATTTCATGCGCAGCCCCAGCGATGCATTAGGAGCATGCGGCGGCAGCAGGGCATGCGACTTGATGACAGATACGTtccgtacttgcagatggcAGGTCTATACCATCTTGCAAGGCTGAACGACCGATGGTTCCGGCTAGACGAGGCCCTTGTCAGTGCATTCGTGGAGCGATGGCGTCCCGAGACGCACATATTTCATATGCCGTTCGGAGAGTGCACGATCACACTCCAGGACGTGGCATACCAGCTGGGTTTGCCAGTGGACGGCCGTTACGTGAGCGGGTGCCTGTCAGAGTTCCATATATACATCGAGGGTGGCCGTCCAGCCTAGGTCTGGTTCCAGGAGTTGCTCGGAGTTATACCTCCTCCCAGTCAGGTTCGGAAGTACGCAGTGAACTGCAGCTGGTTTCAGGAGACTTTCGGTGAGTGCCCTGAGGACGCAGACCGGGCTGCGGGGTCACGTGCTGTCGAAGGTGCGAGAGAAAGAATGTCCAGGACTCCGCATTCTCACCCTCTACTAGTGCGAATGCGACAGGTAGAATGTTGGAGTTCCCGTCCTGTGCAATCGCGATGAGCAACGTTCCCCCATACTTCCCATACAGATGTGTGCCGTCAATGCTGACTAGCGGCTTGCAATGACAGAATGCCTCGATGCACGGCGGGAAAGTCCAGAAAAGTCTGTGGAAGTACGCTTGAGACTCGTCCACCTGTCCTCCAACTCGAACCGGGCTCGTCTTAAGGACCGCAACACTACCAGGCATCGTCAGCTGGACACCCAACACCCACCTAGGTATGTCGTTGTATGACTCATCCTAGTTACCGTAGATGAGGGCAATAGCCTTCTGCTTTGCCATCCAAACCCTCCGGTAAGTCAATCTAAAACCAAAGTGCGCTGTCGTGGCATTCAGAAGTACCTTTATGCTCACGGATGCGTCAGCCCTAACTATTGGCATAATGAACGCCGAAATCACATGATAATCCAAACTCCTGTGGTCACTCGAGATGGATGTGGCCAGGCAAGTGTGAGGTCCATTGTACCATTTGACCTCCCAAATGCCCTTACGCTTCCGGAGACTCAGTcgaatcaaccatgtgcacccattcccAAACTCGGAACACTTGCCCACATACCGGCGGTGATCGGAGTCCACCACCTTGTACTGTACCCCTCGCCAGATGCTGTAAGTCTTCACACTTAACAAGGCCTCATCTTTATCCTGGAATTGCTGACCAACCTGGAACTCTGTCAGACCAGCAGTCCCTTCCGCATCTCTAGCTCCGAATCCAACAGCGTGCCCTAAAACCCCCTCATGCCTCATGGCGTCCAGGTCCAACGAGGAAAAATGTGGTATGTGCCAGAGCTAGAACCACCGCCCGCCAATGCAGGCCCAGTCACTCCAACCTCGTCGCCGCTGTCATCCTTAATCGTATCCGGCTCGACGTCGTCCTCCTCTGCACCACCCAAGACTCCGTCTCCGACGCCAACCGGTGGAACGCCCTGTAAGGCGTTCGGCAAAATATCAAAGGATCCTACCTCGTCGCCTACGCCGTCATTCAGATCAACAGCAAAAGACGGGGAGGCGATAAGTTGGACCGCTGGCTCGTACACTGGGACGGAGGAAGAAGCCACGGCAGCCCTGGAACTGGAACCAGCTGCCGTGGCTACATTGGTGGTATTCCGGTTCGAACCCCCTGAGCTGGATACCACATCAACTAGCTTTGCCAGGAATTCTGGTGTCCTCACCTCCGAAAACTGCCTCCGACAAAGAAACATGACTTGCAGGTCCTCATCACTACCAATCGTGAGACAATCATACTTCATCGTATCGTGCAGGATCGTGACTGGAATGCGATAGAAAAACTTCTTAACCCGCTTCGCACCTTCCAGGCCAAGTTTCATCAGCACAGATCTAACAAGGTCATCATACCTTGTCGTTGGATTCACGACAATACAGAGAGGATCCTTATCAGTGAACTTCACTCCGGAACGAGTTTTTCTCTTAATGGATCCTCTGTGGTGAACCAGAACAacaaaactctcctcactagccatcttACTCCATCTAATGAGACCAACTCACGTTTAGAACGGTTATATAGAGGTCTCTCTCccactaattcgaaccagcctGGTTCGAACTAAGGtttgtgtaattc harbors:
- the LOC107470690 gene encoding uncharacterized protein LOC107470690, yielding MASEESFVVLVHHRGSIKRKTRSGVKFTDKDPLCIVVNPTTRYDDLVRSVLMKLGLEGAKRVKKFFYRIPVTILHDTMKYDCLTIGSDEDLQVMFLCRRQFSEVRTPEFLAKLVDVVSSSGGSNRNTTNVATAAGSSSRAAVASSSVPVYEPAVQLIASPSFAVDLNDGVGDEVGSFDILPNALQGVPPVGVGDGVLGGAEEDDVEPDTIKDDSGDEVGVTGPALAGGGSSSGTYHIFPRWTWTP